TCGACTTCCTCTGGACTTCCACAACAAAGAGATCCTGACTGATGTTACAGAGTCCACCTCAGTGGATGTGttgctgacaaacctcatcagGGGGAacctgcttccctctgctcgCCTCTGGATAACCACACgacctgcagcagccaatcagatccctcctGGATATGttgacatggtgacagaggtcagagggttcACTGACCCACAGAAGCAGGAGTACTTCAGGAAGAGATTCAGAGATGACAAGCAGGCCAGCAGAATCATCTCCCACATCAAGACCTCACGaagcctccacatcatgtgccacatcccagtcttctgctggatcactgctacagttCTGGAGGACGTGTTGAagaccagagagggaggagagctgcccaagaccctgactgagATGTACATCCACTTCCTGGTGGTTCAGTCCAAACTGAAGAACATCAAGtatgatggaggagcagagacagatccGCACTGGAGTCCAGAGACCAGGAAGATGATTGAGTCTCTGGGAAAACTGGCttttgagcagctgcagaaaggcaACCTGATCTTCTATGAATCAGACCTGACAGAGTGTGGCATCGATATCAGAGCAGCCTCAGTGTACTCAGGAGTGTTCACACAGatctttaaagaggagagaggactgtaCCAGGACAAGGTGTTCAGCTTCGTCCATCTGAGcgttcaggagtttctggctgctCTTCATGTCCATCTGACATTCATCAACTCTGGTGTCAATCTGCTGTCAGAAAAACAATCAACCTCCCAGAAGTCTGAAACAAGAGAGACACAGTTCTACCAGAGTGCTGTGGACAAGGCCTTACAGAGTCCAAATGGACACCTGGACTTgttcctccgcttcctcctggGACTTTCACTCGAGTCCAATCAGACTCTCTTACGAGGCCtgctgacacagacaggaagtggctcaCTGACCAATCAGGTAACGGTCAAGTACATCAAGAAGAAGATCGAGGAGActccctctgcagagaaaagcatcaatctgttccactgtctgaatgaactgaatgatCGTTCTCTAGTGGAGCAGATCCAACAGTCCCTGAGATCAGGAAGACTCTCCACAGATAAtctctctcctgctcagtggtcagctCTGGTCTTCATCTTACTGTCATCAGAAAAAGATCTGGATGTGTTTGACctgaagaaatactctgcttcAGAGGAGGCTCTTCTGAGGCTGCTGCCAGTGGTCAAAACCTCCAAGAAAGCTCTGTAAGTGGGATTTATTCATCAAGAAATACTCTGCTGTATTTCAACTGGAGAGAAGAATGAATAACTTATTGcttgtttcctttctgttgtctctccAGACTGAGTGGCTGTAACctctcagagagaagctgtgaagCTCTATCCTCAGTTCTCAGCTCCCAGTCCTCtagtctgagagagctggacctgagtgaCAACAACCTGCAGGATCCAGGAGTGAAgttgctgtctgctggactgaagAGTCCACAGTGTACTCTGGAAACTCTCAGGTCTGGATTAATTAACCCATTCAACTGAAGACCATTTAAAATCTGATTTACATTAGTAGACAAACAGCTAACATGTGTAGGTTTGTGTCTGCAAATATTATTTGTCAAATGAGTTTCAACTCTTAAACTTCAGTAGTTTTTAAAGAATTACTTTCCATGAAgagttttcatcattttctcttgttttttttgttttttgttgaattaCTTGCCTCATTGATTCACCACCTTTGTGTGGTATGTCAGTTAGATAATTTACATTCCCAAATGTCTGTATAGCCATACTAAGGAGTATTTTTTCAGGTCCATCCACAGTGTAGACAATGATCCATCCATGGATCTATGTCTTTCTGAAGCTCCGTcataaatttacattttatccAGTCATATAATTTTATGACACCCGTTTCGATCCTTGTTGTTTTACCTACATATTTTAACTGGGTAGAAGGTCTTAGTCATTGGATGAACCTGAACCTGCTACCACCACCACACAAGGACTGTGAACGTGCATATTCACAAATGAAGGACAATATTCACCACTTGGAGACAGAAATCCGGGAAAAGGACAGGATGACCGAAGATTTCGTTTGGGTCGCCTCTGCCCAGACAAAGCATATCTTTTATATGCAGTCGTCTGACacaggagttgaacagtttgatggccacaggcaggaatgatttcctgtggcgctccgttgtacatttgggaggaatgagtctcccactgaagctgctcttgtgcctgaccagtacgaCATGGAGAGGAtatgaaacattgtccaagatggcccacagcttggacagcatcctcctctctgacaccactgtCAGAGAGTTCAGCTCCACCCCCAgaacgtcactggccttgcggatcagtttgttgagtctgttggagtccgccaccctcagcctgctgccccagcatgcaacagtatagaggatagcactggccaccacagactcataaaacatcctcagcatagtccggcagatgtttattgtcaaaacaaaacaatgacatcagaTAAGCTGCCATGCGTGTTGTTCTATGTGTTTGCAGGCTGTCAGGCTGTGAGATCACAGAGGAaggctgtgcttctctggcctcagctctgagctccaacccctcccatctgagagagctggacctgagctaCAATCATCCAGGAGACTCAGGAGtggtgctgctgtctgctggactggaggatCCACACTGGAGACTGGACACTCTCAGGTATGAAGAGgcctgctgcagccacagacagtCAGTTTCAGAACTCAGAAAAACATAACTGTGTAAACATGGACATTACATTCCTCTCATAGTAGTGTAATGTCCATGTGTCCATGCTGAAAGAGGATGTGCTGGTctgacccccctcctcctttcaggGTGGAGCCTGCTGGAGTCCGATGGTTGAGACCAGGTCTGAGGAAGTGTAagtgtgtctttcatttgattcatgaaaacaaagcagcacacattCAACCGTCTTCAGACTGTGACATCACTCATTCAGATCATGATGTCATCATCAAAGTGTCAATAATGAACAGATGATAGATTAATAACTGCAGCTGTATTGTGTCTCGTTCTCTCCATCAGATTCCTGTGAACTCACActcgacacaaacacagcacacagaaacctcaaagtgtctgacaacaacaggaaggCGACATATGTGAGAGAGGAGGATCAGTCATATCCTGATCATCCAGACAGGTTTGACCGGTGTCCTCAGCTGCTGTGTAGAACTGGTCTGACTGGTCGCTGTTACTGGGAGGTCGAGTGGAGAGGAAGAATTTCTATATCAGTGAGTTACAGAGGAATCAGCAGGAAAGGAGACAGTGAAGACTGTGTGCTTGGAGAGAATGATCAGTCCTGGAGTCTCATCTGCTATGATGATAATTACACTGTCTGGCACAATAACAGAAGAACATCCATCGctgccacctcctccttctcctcctccacctctgtctctgaCAGAGTAGCAGTGTATGTGGACTGTCCTGCTGGCACTCTGTCTTTCTACAGAGTCTTCtctgacacactgatccacctccacaccttcaACACTACATTCACTGAGCCTCTTTATTCTGGCTTTGGGTTTGGAGTTGGGTTCTGGTCCATGTCTGgttcctcagtgtctctgtgttctctgtagGGGGGAGAGTCTCCTCCTGTTAGAGAAACATTCTACTGAACAGATCACTTGAGTCTGTACAGGATCATAGTTAAAGAAATCTTTCATGTTGTtggaataaatgaatcaatgaacTTTGTACAAAATAATTGAAAGTGATTGAAAAGATTCCTCGTTTACTTTGTAAACTTCTTCCACTTCCAGTCCTTTCAAGATGGAAGCTGCAATCATTAAATGGTGGAGATGCCGTTGACTTGTACCTTCTGTCATGTTGAGTCTTGAATTCTGGCTCTTGTtccaataaaagcagaaaattaCTGTGAGTGTGATTGTTGTCTTTCTCAGGTCAGGACTACTGAGCTGATTCAGCTGACAGATACAGTCCATGGACAAAGGTTTGTGGACGCTGTTGtccataaaaacatgttttttcccagtttggttcCCAGTTGAAGAACATGGCTGTCCTTGGAGTCCTGACCtgaaccccatccaacacctttgggatgaactggaactgtgagccagacctgatcccCATCATCATTGCTGGCcctcactgatgctctggtgtctgaatgggagcaaatccctgcagcaggtTAGACATCTGGAGGCTGTTAGAGCAGCACATTAATGAACATGGTGTCACGTTACACTGTCACTTATTGAGAGAATGAtcagctgtccacatacttttggccatatagtgaATCACAGACTGACAAACCTGCTCTTGTTACAGTCAGTGACTCTGTTTAAAAGTTTTAGGTTCCCGACACCTCCGTGAAACTGTGCAGCTTATTGAATTCTtccagtccagcagagggcagcatcCTGCCTGTTACGTCCACTGACTTTCCTCACTGTTTCAGGTCTGCCACGCCCCTCTGTGAGAGCCTGGATCACCCACACCTGAACTTAATTTCTTCATCAGTGGAGCTGTCATCAATAAGGAGCTTcgtgctgtttttctgtttgattctATCGACCAATggagctttttattttctagttagtgttttttttgtttatcattttgGCCTTGGAGACCCTGACACCTTATTTGCTTCCATTTCTGCAATTTTAGTTGGTTTATCTCTGTTAATCATTGTTCTGTGAATACAACTTGTTCATTGTTACACTTAAAGTGGTCCAGCAGCCTTTTTCTGACTTTCTGGTCACAACTTTTTGACCATGGGTGAACTGGTTGTCTTACTCCCTGTGTTCCCCCACACATTAAATAAAGGTCGTAACAGTCCcactgatgaagaggaaggtgaGTTGGAGCCTGCATGAATATGAAGGTCAGAGGAGGAATCAGACTGTTAACACTCCGTTTGACTGCGTACTCAGAAAAACAGTCACATtacattcttatttttatattttgtacatacttttagctctaaattatgcgactttctactcttgaatgggagcaccggtactgtacaatttccccccggggatcaataaagtatttctgattctgattctgattctggttcaTCTAAATACACTCTGACAACAAGTTTTCAGTTTTGAAGGTTGACGTCAAGAGGAAACCCAAAGGTTCTGAATATCGACGGAGGAAATGAAGCTTTCTGAAGATCTCAACTGTTTTCTTGCTAAATTACAGccttattttataatattacacatttctttcataTAATCACTTCTTCTAAAATGACttgtttcttcaaaatgttccaacgtgatcttttcttttcccctcagCGGCTGCAGCGTCTTCAGActatgtgttggtgtgtattgtattgtgaCTCTTTTAATGTAAAGTTATGACCATATCTTTAAAAATAACTCTTTCATGTAAAATTAGTCTTTACTCCAAATATGtcactttcttttaaaattgaTCATTTCCAAAAATCACTGTTTCCTCTCACATTATGACTTCATctcagttgttttctttattttctaaatatcAGGATTTAATGCTTGAAtgttgtgctttgttttcagctgtcCTCCgctgaaaaagaagaagag
This genomic window from Enoplosus armatus isolate fEnoArm2 chromosome 24, fEnoArm2.hap1, whole genome shotgun sequence contains:
- the LOC139306575 gene encoding protein NLRC3-like isoform X1; the encoded protein is MSQCEDREEGVPPSKTTLRGDHDNQTKAPSPEQQRPDSPGPGPSCVSLKSDWSMEQPLLFKGHVFPSTEVDQDSSEVPSGQPAQQHQTRLDSIFMLLEKNIVTFVKNELKKIQKDLSSDYPECSESQREDEEVLDGEDEEQRKSSREAFLKITVNFLRRMKQEELADCLQSKHPVPVCQHKLKSNLKKKFQCVFEGIAKAGNPTPLNQIYTELYITEGGTGGVNDEHEVRQIETASRKPDTPETTIRQEDIFKPSPGRDEPIRTVMTKGVAGIGKTVLTQKFTLDWAEDKANQDIHFTFPFTFRELNVLKEKKYSLVELVHHFFTETKEAGICRFEEFQVVFIFDGLDECRLPLDFHNKEILTDVTESTSVDVLLTNLIRGNLLPSARLWITTRPAAANQIPPGYVDMVTEVRGFTDPQKQEYFRKRFRDDKQASRIISHIKTSRSLHIMCHIPVFCWITATVLEDVLKTREGGELPKTLTEMYIHFLVVQSKLKNIKYDGGAETDPHWSPETRKMIESLGKLAFEQLQKGNLIFYESDLTECGIDIRAASVYSGVFTQIFKEERGLYQDKVFSFVHLSVQEFLAALHVHLTFINSGVNLLSEKQSTSQKSETRETQFYQSAVDKALQSPNGHLDLFLRFLLGLSLESNQTLLRGLLTQTGSGSLTNQVTVKYIKKKIEETPSAEKSINLFHCLNELNDRSLVEQIQQSLRSGRLSTDNLSPAQWSALVFILLSSEKDLDVFDLKKYSASEEALLRLLPVVKTSKKALLSGCNLSERSCEALSSVLSSQSSSLRELDLSDNNLQDPGVKLLSAGLKSPQCTLETLRLSGCEITEEGCASLASALSSNPSHLRELDLSYNHPGDSGVVLLSAGLEDPHWRLDTLRVEPAGVRWLRPGLRKYSCELTLDTNTAHRNLKVSDNNRKATYVREEDQSYPDHPDRFDRCPQLLCRTGLTGRCYWEVEWRGRISISVSYRGISRKGDSEDCVLGENDQSWSLICYDDNYTVWHNNRRTSIAATSSFSSSTSVSDRVAVYVDCPAGTLSFYRVFSDTLIHLHTFNTTFTEPLYSGFGFGVGFWSMSGSSVSLCSL
- the LOC139306575 gene encoding neoverrucotoxin subunit beta-like isoform X2 produces the protein MSQCEDREEGVPPSKTTLRGDHDNQTKAPSPEQQRPDSPGPGPSCVSLKSDWSMEQPLLFKGHVFPSTELSGCEITEEGCASLASALSSNPSHLRELDLSYNHPGDSGVVLLSAGLEDPHWRLDTLRVEPAGVRWLRPGLRKYSCELTLDTNTAHRNLKVSDNNRKATYVREEDQSYPDHPDRFDRCPQLLCRTGLTGRCYWEVEWRGRISISVSYRGISRKGDSEDCVLGENDQSWSLICYDDNYTVWHNNRRTSIAATSSFSSSTSVSDRVAVYVDCPAGTLSFYRVFSDTLIHLHTFNTTFTEPLYSGFGFGVGFWSMSGSSVSLCSL